TGACCCTCCGAACCCACAAACGGGGTGGATTCGTCCTCGATGCGGACGGACGTGCCGGTGATGTGGTGACGTCGACTTCGATCTTCGCCGACATCGACGTTCCGTAGCTGCCGTCGCGACCGGTACCTCATCACCCAAGTACTCGAAACGCCTCGGGGCCTGCACCGTGATCCGGCGCAGGCCCCGAGTGCGTCGAAGGTGTGCGGGGACTAACCCTCGCCGCGGCGTCCGACGGTGATGCCGAAGGCCAGGATCGCGCCGACCAGAGCGGCACCCGCGGCCACCATGAAGCCGACGAAGAAGCCGTCCGAACTGTAGACCGGGCCTGCCGGGCCCACCGTGAGCACGTGCTGCGCCAGCAGCGCGAATCCCACCGAGGACAGCATGCCGCCGAACATCGACTGCGACAGTCCGGTGAAGTTGGCGCCGATCGCGCGCTGGTCCTCGGGCAGCGCCATCATCACCAGGTTCGGGATTGCGGCGTAGATCATCGAGCCGAAGCCGATGAGGCCGTAGGCGAAGACGACCTGCCATGCCTGGTCGGGCGTGGTCGCCAGCATCGCGGCGCCGGCGGCGATCAGGAGGGAACCACCGATAAGGTGCTGGCGGAAGCCGATTCGCTTCGACGTGGCACCGACGAAGACACCACCGAGGACGATCAGGATGCCACCGGGCAGCATCCACAGCGCCATGTCGGTGACCGACAGGCCGAAGCCGTAGTCGGCGGCCTCCTTCGGAGTCTGCAGCAGCATCGGGATCAGCGTCGCGGTGAGTGTGGTTGCGCCGTAGGCGATACCACCGGCGAGCAATGTGATGCCGACCTTGCGGCTGGCCAGCACCTCGATGCTGATCAGCGGCTCGGGGCAGCGGCGCTCCCACACGACCCAGGCGACGGCGAAGATCACGGTGACGGCGAGCGTGCCAACGGTCCTACCGCTCAGCCAGCCCCAGCCGGCGCCCAGCGACAGCGCGAGCATCACGGTGAACAGCGCGACGGTGAGCAGGAAGGCTCCCAGCCAGTCGACCGAAACCTGCGCACGAACCGGGGTTTCGGGGACGAAGAGCAGGGTCAGCAGGCCGCCCACGGCGCACAGCGCGAAGGAGAACCAGAACACCGACGAGACACCCGTGTGGTCGAGCATGTAGCCGGAGATCAGCGGTGCCAGCACGGTGACCACACCGACGCCGGTGTTGGCGATGGAGATCGACATCGCCTGCAGGCGCGCCGGGAAGATGTCGCGGATCAGCGAGTATCCGAGGGCGGTGAAGGCGAAGCCGACGCCCGACAGGAACCGGCCGACCAGCAGGATCGGGAACGTCGGCGCGACCGCGGAGATGAGCGCGCCCAGGCTCGCGATGGCCGCGGTGATCACCAGGATCCGCTTCTTGCCGTAGACGTCGGCCAGCTTGCCGAGGATCGGGGACGCGATCGCGGCCGCGAGCACCAGTGCCGTCATGACCCAGACGACCTGCGTCGTCTCGTACTTCGCGGCGATCTTCGGCAACGCCGGGGTGAAGAGGGCGAACGCCAGTGCCGCCTGCTCGGTGAGCAGAACGAGGATCAGCAGGACCCGGATCCAGTACCCGGTCGAACCGCCGGCGTCACCACCGGTGCCCCGGACGGGGGTCGCGTCGCCCTGAGAGACGGAGACTGACATTTCCTACCTACATTCCAGTCGTGTGCCCAACAGTGACCGCAAGCACGTTAGGAGGTGAGACGCGACTCACCTCCATCGTTTCCCGGTGAGCGGAAAACCGTTCCGAACCGAACGACGCACCCCCACCTCGCCGGGCGCCGATCGATGCCGCGCGCCGCCACCCGACCGGAAACTTCGTGCCCGCAAGTGTTTTTCGGGAATCCTGCAGGCGTGTTCCGCTGGGCCGAATCCGCTTGCACGAATCCGCGACTCACGCCAGGTAACGCGCACCACACGGACTCCGTTCGCCAGTCGCGGATCCGCGCAGCCTCGCCCGGGAACGTTCACCGCACCGATCCCCAACCCGGCCGACACGCCGAGGGCCCGCGACCGTCCGGCCCAGCCGGCCCAGCCGTCCCCCCTCCGAAACGAGTTCTCGCCGGTGCTGGAGCGACGCGGCGCGCGCTGATACAGTCTCACCACTTGATTGAACGCTTGCTCAATCAGATCGGAACGACGCATCAATGGAGGTTCGAAGGGTCATGACGACGACAGAGGCAAGCTCACCGATCGCAGTCATCGACCGCGTCGCGATCCTGCTGGACGCGTTCAGGGAGGCCGAGCGGCTCACGCTGTCGGAGCTGTCGCGCCGCACCGGCTTCCCCCGGTCGTCCACGCACCGGATGCTGCTGCAGCTGGTCCGGATCGGCTGGATCCGTCGCCACGGGCACGCGTACGAGCTCGGCATGAAGATGCTCGAACTCGGGTCCCTGGCCCAACACCACGACCGGGTGCACCAGGCGGCCCTCCCGGTTCTGCACGAGCTGCACAACGCAACCGGCCTGGTCGTCCACCTCGCCGTGCTCGACGGCACCGACGTGCTCTACCTCGAGAAGCTCGGTGGCCGATTCACGCTCTCGGTTCCCTCCCGCGTGGGTGGACGGCAGCCCGCGTACCGCACCGCCATCGGCAAGGCCCTCCTCGCGCACTCGCGTGTCGACGCCGCGACCGTGCTCCCCGAACCCACTGTGGGCCCCACCCGGAACTCGATCCGCGACCCGGCCCGGCTGCGAGTCGAACTCGCCCGCATCCGCGAGCAGAGCATCGCCCACGACCGGGACGAGACGACCGTCGGAGTGTCATGTGTGGCGGCCGCGATCGGCGACGGCAAGAACACCGTCGGGGCGATCTCGGTGTGCGGACCGACCAGGGCGATGAACAGCTCGGCACTGGTCGCGCCCGTGCGGATGGCCGCCCTCGCGACGTGGCGGCACATGACCAACAGCCGCACGCTGCGACCGATCCCCGCCTGACCCCTGCCGGCGTGGCCGCCCCTACGTCGAGACAGCAACGACGACGGTGTCGGGTATGACGATCGCGCGTTTGAGGATCTTCCCGGTGGCGCCCTTGGACAGTTCGTCGACCAGCCAGACATGGCGCGGATACTTGTAGGGTGCGACGCGTTCACGGACGAAGATCCGCAGGTCCTCGGGTGTGGTTCGTGAGCCGGGCCGGAGCACGACGGCCGCACCGATCTCCTCACCCAAGGCAGGTGCCGGAATGCCTATGACGGCGGCCATTTCGACATCGGGGTGCTCGTAGAGGACTTCTTCGATCTCGCGTGGGTAGATATTGAATCCGCCGCGGATGATCAGGTCCTTCTTCCGGTCCATGATCCAGTAATGTCCGTCGGTGTCGATCCGGCCGAGGTCGCCTGTCCGGAACCAGCCATCCGAGAGCACTGCCGCGGTGGCCGCGGGCTGACGCCAGTAGCCCTTCATGACGTTATGGCCGTGCACCGCGAGTTCTCCGACCTCCCCGACGCCCAGTTCCCGCCCGTCGTCGCCGAGCACGCGCATACCGACACCGTCGATCGGTGTGCCGATGCTGCCCGCCTTGCGCGGCGCATCCGGATGGTTGAAGCACGCCACCGGTGAAGTCTCCGACAACCCCCAGCCTTCGAGGATCGTTGTGTCGAACTGCTTCTCGAAGGCGTGCAACGTCTCCACCGGCAGTGCCGCACCGCCGGACACGCAGAGCCGCAGCGCGCTCAGGTCATATTCGGCACGGTCCGGATGCGCGAGCAGCGCGGCGTACATGGTCGGCACTGCGACGAAGACGGTGACACGGTCGCGGGCCAGGACCTGCAGTGCATCGGCGGCGTCGAAACGGGGTAAGAGAGTGAGGCGTGCACCGTGGGCGATGGCCGAGGTCAGGGTGACGGTCTGCCCGAACGCGTGAAACAGTGGCAGGCCTCCGAATACGACGTCGTCCTCGGTCAACTCCAGCAGGCTCGTGCTGGTGACCTGCTGATTGCACATGAGGTTGCGGTGGGAGAGCTCAGCGCCTTTCGGCTTGCCGGTGGTACCCGAGGTGTAGAGGATGACCGCAGTGTCCGAGGGCTCTCGGAGCGCAACGCCACCCTCGCCGCCCTGCACCGGCACCCGGTCCACGAGTGAATCTGGATGCACCGTCAGGCATTCGACGTCGGCGAGCGCCGCGCCGGGGGTCGCCTCGACGGCCTCGTGCCAGGCGAGCAACAGCGCTGCCGTGCTGTCGGCGAGTTGGTGGGCGACTTCGCGGGGTTTGAGCAGCGGGTTCATCGGCACCACGATCGCGCCGCATCGCAGGATCGCGTAATAGGCGATCGCAAACATCGGGACATTCGGCAACATCATCGCGACGCGATCGCCGGACCGAACCCCACGCTCGCGCAGTTCGAGCGCCAGTGCGGCGCTGGCCGTCTCCAATTCGGCGTAGGTGAGTTGCTGCTCGCCGCAGATCACCGCGATCCGGTCTGGATGCCGTCCAGCCGAGGCCACCAGTGTGGTTGCCAGATTCGTCACTTCATCTCCCTGCCGATCGATCGGTTGCCATTGAGAATTACCTAACTATCGGTCTGTATCACGTACGCTGTCAACCGATCGATCGGTAGGAAGACCCGATCGGAGTCGAACGAAGGAGTCTGAGGTGGATGTGTCGGTGTGGAAACCGCGGCGAGTGGCCGCCGTACCCGTGGAACTACCCGAGGGCGTGACACCTGCCGGAACGCGGGGCGCGATACTCCGAGCCGCACTGGCGCTCTTCGCCGAATCCGGATACAGCGCGGTGTCCATCCGCAAGATCGCGAACGAAGTCGGGATCACCTCGGCGAGCCTGTACGCACACTATCGGTCCAAGGACCATATCCTGGCGGAGCTGGTGCTGACCGGACACCGCGAGCTGCATGCACGGCTGACGAACGCACTCGCCGCCGCCGAGCCCACTGCGGTGGCCCAGCTGTCGGCGCTCGTTCGCGCGCATGTACTGCTGCACACCGATTTCCCTCTTCTGGCCGTGGTGACGAACTCGGAGCTGCACGCGCTACCTGACGAACTTGCCGCACCCGCACTGG
This genomic stretch from Prescottella soli harbors:
- a CDS encoding IclR family transcriptional regulator, which encodes MTTTEASSPIAVIDRVAILLDAFREAERLTLSELSRRTGFPRSSTHRMLLQLVRIGWIRRHGHAYELGMKMLELGSLAQHHDRVHQAALPVLHELHNATGLVVHLAVLDGTDVLYLEKLGGRFTLSVPSRVGGRQPAYRTAIGKALLAHSRVDAATVLPEPTVGPTRNSIRDPARLRVELARIREQSIAHDRDETTVGVSCVAAAIGDGKNTVGAISVCGPTRAMNSSALVAPVRMAALATWRHMTNSRTLRPIPA
- a CDS encoding TetR/AcrR family transcriptional regulator, whose protein sequence is MAAVPVELPEGVTPAGTRGAILRAALALFAESGYSAVSIRKIANEVGITSASLYAHYRSKDHILAELVLTGHRELHARLTNALAAAEPTAVAQLSALVRAHVLLHTDFPLLAVVTNSELHALPDELAAPALELRASCSRLLVDTLELGVRDGVFRVENLHLGAVAIGGMAIQVAQWFGPDEPFTRDEVADNYVHYALRIVGADEGAVR
- a CDS encoding long-chain-fatty-acid--CoA ligase — protein: MTNLATTLVASAGRHPDRIAVICGEQQLTYAELETASAALALELRERGVRSGDRVAMMLPNVPMFAIAYYAILRCGAIVVPMNPLLKPREVAHQLADSTAALLLAWHEAVEATPGAALADVECLTVHPDSLVDRVPVQGGEGGVALREPSDTAVILYTSGTTGKPKGAELSHRNLMCNQQVTSTSLLELTEDDVVFGGLPLFHAFGQTVTLTSAIAHGARLTLLPRFDAADALQVLARDRVTVFVAVPTMYAALLAHPDRAEYDLSALRLCVSGGAALPVETLHAFEKQFDTTILEGWGLSETSPVACFNHPDAPRKAGSIGTPIDGVGMRVLGDDGRELGVGEVGELAVHGHNVMKGYWRQPAATAAVLSDGWFRTGDLGRIDTDGHYWIMDRKKDLIIRGGFNIYPREIEEVLYEHPDVEMAAVIGIPAPALGEEIGAAVVLRPGSRTTPEDLRIFVRERVAPYKYPRHVWLVDELSKGATGKILKRAIVIPDTVVVAVST
- a CDS encoding MFS transporter codes for the protein MSVSVSQGDATPVRGTGGDAGGSTGYWIRVLLILVLLTEQAALAFALFTPALPKIAAKYETTQVVWVMTALVLAAAIASPILGKLADVYGKKRILVITAAIASLGALISAVAPTFPILLVGRFLSGVGFAFTALGYSLIRDIFPARLQAMSISIANTGVGVVTVLAPLISGYMLDHTGVSSVFWFSFALCAVGGLLTLLFVPETPVRAQVSVDWLGAFLLTVALFTVMLALSLGAGWGWLSGRTVGTLAVTVIFAVAWVVWERRCPEPLISIEVLASRKVGITLLAGGIAYGATTLTATLIPMLLQTPKEAADYGFGLSVTDMALWMLPGGILIVLGGVFVGATSKRIGFRQHLIGGSLLIAAGAAMLATTPDQAWQVVFAYGLIGFGSMIYAAIPNLVMMALPEDQRAIGANFTGLSQSMFGGMLSSVGFALLAQHVLTVGPAGPVYSSDGFFVGFMVAAGAALVGAILAFGITVGRRGEG